In a genomic window of Petrotoga sibirica DSM 13575:
- a CDS encoding FtsW/RodA/SpoVE family cell cycle protein codes for MNSFSITNLTGERREYIKKIELILVIAYVLLAILGFLSVKSAVINSPLEGIENQQLMWIIIGSGFFAVTIFVPERFIKKYTPILFYLVILSLVLVLFTTPVSGTNRWIRLGPIGFQPSEIFKLVLLLYLSYVLSQNDNKRFYFASMMIFFSTALIYKEPDFSTSIIVLFTWFALVFVSGRFEKLWQYSLGLALIASPIIFYNLQEYQKGRITGFLFPQTYSLSYYYNTAQAIKAIGSGGLLGVGYMNGYMNLSGFVPESHTDFIFAVIGEEFGFLGVTLILILYSTILWRLYEGYKKSEDLFWKYFYVGSAFLFFFHIFQNIGMNLGMLPITGIPLPLLSNGGSSFVTFSIILGIATKGLMVEKNITR; via the coding sequence GTGAATTCTTTTTCTATTACAAATTTAACAGGTGAAAGAAGAGAATATATAAAAAAAATAGAACTTATCCTTGTTATCGCTTACGTGTTGTTGGCAATTCTAGGATTTTTATCCGTTAAAAGTGCAGTAATCAATAGCCCTTTAGAGGGAATAGAAAATCAACAATTGATGTGGATTATTATAGGGTCCGGTTTTTTTGCCGTTACCATCTTCGTTCCAGAAAGGTTTATTAAGAAATATACCCCTATTCTATTTTATTTAGTAATTCTTAGCTTGGTTTTGGTACTTTTCACCACACCAGTTAGTGGGACTAATAGATGGATAAGGCTGGGACCTATAGGTTTTCAACCATCTGAAATATTTAAGTTGGTATTGTTATTATATCTCAGTTACGTTCTTTCTCAAAATGATAATAAAAGGTTTTACTTTGCATCAATGATGATTTTTTTTTCTACAGCGTTAATATACAAAGAACCGGATTTTAGTACTTCAATTATAGTATTATTTACGTGGTTTGCTCTAGTTTTTGTTTCAGGAAGGTTCGAAAAATTATGGCAGTATTCTTTAGGATTAGCTTTGATAGCCAGTCCAATAATTTTTTACAACCTCCAAGAATACCAAAAAGGAAGGATAACAGGCTTTCTCTTTCCTCAAACTTACTCTCTAAGTTATTATTATAACACCGCTCAGGCGATAAAAGCTATAGGTTCTGGTGGCCTGTTAGGGGTAGGATATATGAATGGATATATGAATTTGAGTGGGTTCGTACCTGAAAGTCATACAGATTTTATCTTTGCCGTTATCGGAGAAGAGTTTGGATTTTTGGGGGTAACCTTGATTCTAATACTTTATTCAACAATACTTTGGAGACTATACGAAGGGTACAAAAAAAGCGAAGACCTTTTTTGGAAGTATTTTTATGTTGGATCTGCATTTTTGTTCTTTTTTCATATTTTTCAAAATATTGGAATGAATCTAGGCATGTTACCTATTACAGGGATTCCTCTACCCCTGTTATCAAATGGGGGTTCTTCTTTTGTTACTTTTTCTATAATATTGGGAATTGCAACAAAAGGTTTAATGGTAGAAAAAAACATTACGAGGTGA
- a CDS encoding glutamate formiminotransferase encodes MMKIVETLPNISEGKNKELINKIKDLSENYDKIWFISCKSDEYFNRSFISVVGELNEIEAFLFEMVKICVENIDLRNHSGYHPRLGAVDVIPIVPLISTTFDEANNLVKRLAKKISESFELPIYLYEKSAKNEYRRNINTLRKGEFEFLAKKMSFPEWEPDFGPNHPHPTAGATVMGVRDFLISLEFHISTLDKWLAEQIKQEIDLNLPASVFLERKQSGKFSLTLNAKEGDVSLYLLYSKVKAIIEHFGCEIEKVSLPSPLTGKLFLQSFKNLIGNLDGELFTIEEKLLTESEISKTKYIPNEEK; translated from the coding sequence ATGATGAAAATCGTAGAGACCTTACCAAACATTAGTGAAGGGAAAAACAAAGAATTAATCAACAAAATCAAAGACCTTTCTGAGAATTATGATAAGATTTGGTTTATCTCTTGTAAAAGTGATGAATACTTCAATAGGAGCTTCATCAGTGTTGTAGGTGAATTAAACGAAATTGAGGCTTTCTTATTTGAAATGGTGAAAATATGTGTGGAAAATATAGATCTCAGAAATCATAGTGGTTATCATCCAAGATTAGGTGCCGTAGATGTTATACCAATTGTTCCACTAATATCAACGACCTTTGATGAGGCGAATAATCTTGTAAAAAGATTAGCAAAAAAAATCTCTGAAAGTTTTGAATTGCCTATATATCTATACGAAAAATCCGCCAAAAACGAATACCGTAGAAATATTAACACCTTGCGAAAAGGTGAATTTGAGTTCTTAGCGAAAAAAATGTCTTTCCCTGAATGGGAACCAGATTTTGGTCCAAATCACCCTCATCCCACTGCGGGAGCAACTGTAATGGGAGTCAGAGATTTTCTAATATCTTTGGAATTCCATATAAGTACTTTAGACAAGTGGTTAGCAGAACAAATAAAACAAGAAATAGATTTGAATTTACCTGCTAGTGTATTTTTAGAAAGAAAACAAAGCGGTAAATTCAGTCTCACTTTAAATGCAAAAGAGGGGGATGTATCTCTCTATTTGCTTTACAGTAAAGTTAAAGCGATAATAGAACACTTTGGATGTGAAATAGAGAAAGTATCCCTGCCATCTCCTTTAACGGGAAAATTGTTTTTACAATCGTTTAAAAACTTAATAGGTAATTTGGATGGAGAATTATTTACAATAGAAGAAAAATTGTTAACCGAATCAGAGATCTCCAAAACAAAATATATTCCAAATGAAGAAAAATGA